DNA sequence from the Sinomonas terrae genome:
GCCATCAGCCTCCAAGAACCACTTCCCGCCGAGGCGGTGGCGGGCACGCGCGTCGATGTCTGGATTGCACTGCCGGACGGCCGAAATGGGTTTGCGGAACCGAGACTCATCATTCCGGCAGCGGAGATAGCCCACCTGCAGACGTCTGCTTCAGGTCTCGGCGGTCCTAGGGAAACGCTGGTCCATGTGCTCGTCGACGCCGAGAAGCTGCCTCAGCTGCTCGGAGCGCAGGCCAACAAGGCCAAGGTTTCGGTTGTCTGGAATCCTTCAGGACGCGCACGGTGAAGGTTCCCATCGCCGTCATCGGTCCTGACTTCGGAGATGTCGGCGAGCGGCTTGGTCGGAGGGGACATTCTGTTGTCGTCGTCAGGGAGTGCGATGAGCTCGCGGAGCTGATCGCTGCATGCCAGAGCGGCGCGGCTCGCGTCGCGGTGGTGGCTGGCGGTACAGCCGATGTCACCATGACGCTCGTCGACCGGCTCCTCGCCGTCGGGGTGGGGATCGTCTGCCTCACGGACGACGACGGTGAGAGACGTCGCCTTGATGGTCTGGGAGCGTTCGCCGCTTCCGTCGATGTACCGGCAGAGGGATTCGAGGAGCTCGTCGCCGCCGCGGCAGATCATGCGACCGGCCCGGATGCGATGCGAGCCTCGTCTTTTTCCTTTGTGGGCGCGCTCCCGGCGGCCACTGCCGTCGGCAGGCCTCGCTCAGAGGTCCAGAGCCGAGCCGCGCACGGGGAAGGAACCGGCGAAGAACCGAGCGAGCCGCGGGGCCGGATTATGGCGTTCTGGGGACCCGTCGGATCTCCCGGGCGCACGACACTCGCTGTGAATGCGGCGGCGGAGCTGGTCGCCCAGAACCGGAAGGTGTTCCTCATCGACGCTGACACCTATGGACCAAGCGTCGCGCCGCACCTAGGACTGCTCGACGAATCGGCGGGCCTCGCACAGGCGTGTCGGGTGGCAGACCAAGGCCAGCTCGATTCTCAAGCACTCGACCGGCTTGCCGTTCCCGTCGTCACCCAGGGTGGAGAGCTCCGCGTGCTCACCGGCATCACGAGAGCCGACCGATGGAACGAGCTGCGGGCGGCATCCCTCTCAGCCGTCCTCGACGCCGCTCGCCGCACGGCGGATGACGTGGTGGTGGATGTCGGTTTCTGCGTCGAGGCGGACGAGGAGCTCTCCTTCGACACGATGGCACCCCGGCGCAATGCCGCGACCCTTAGGGTGCTGGAGATGGCGGATCGACTCGTGGCCGTTGGCTCAGCCGACGCAATCGGCATGCCACGACTTGTCCGGTCCATCGACGAACTCGCTGCCGCTGTGCCTAGCGCGAATCCGGACATCGTTTTCAACAAGGTGAGGAGGAGCGCTTTGGGCCGATTCCCCGACAGGGCTCTGCGCGACGCCTGGGAGCGCTTTGGGCCCGCTCGGCCGATCGTCGGGCTCGTTCCCTTCGAAGAAGAGACGGTGGATGCAGCTCTCCTTTCCGGCCAGACTCTGCTGGAAGCTGCCCCTCAGAGCCCGGTGCGACGAGCGATCGCAGACCTCGTCTGTTCGCCCGTCCAGCGAAAACGAAGATTTGCTGTACCAAGTGCTAGGGCAGGCGTACGGAGACCGCGCTAGGCTCGATTCAGCGTTGCAACGCGGCAGCGCAGAACTCGTTCCTCTGGAGGCGATTTTCACCGTGTCGACCGGTACCGCGCAGGAGACACCGTTCCCAACGGCCGAGCAGGAAGCCCGCTTCCTGGCGGACTATTACGAGCATCTCGCCGAAGAAGACAGGCAATCGTACCCGGCAAGCACCCTTGCCCAGCGTGCACGTCATCACCGGGCCCTCGCCGAGGAGAGGAAGCCGGGCGAGGCCAAGGTCGAGGTGATCGACGAGGGCGGACGCAGCATCGTCTACATCGTGACGGATGACATGCCGTTCCTCGTTGACTCGGTGAGCGCCGAACTCGTGCGCGAACGCTGCGCTATCCATCTGGTAGTGCACCCCATGTTCGTCGTCACCCGCCAGCGGAACGGGGGCTCTCTGGTCGAGGTGCAGCGTGTCCCGGCCCAGTGGGGGCTCACGAGCGGTGACACGGCTGCTCTCCCGAAACTGAGCCATCTCGTGGCTGACAGTGATCTCACGACCCACATGGAGTCATGGATCGCCATCGAGATCGACCGCGTTCCGGGCGCTCGCAAGGCTGAGCTCACCGAGGGCCTCCTCCGTGTCCTCGCAGACGTGCGCGCAGCGGTGGACGACTGGCAAGCCATGCGTTCGAAGGCTCTCGAGATCGCCCGTGGCCTCGACAATGTTGTCGGCGGCGAGGACATCCCGGACCTCAAGCCGACTCAAGAGCTTCTGCAGTGGCTTGAGGCGGGGAACTTCACCTTCCTCGGATATCGCGAATACGACCTCAAGAAGGAGAACGGCGAGGACGTCCTCGAGCTCGTCGACGGCAGCGGCCTGGGTCTGCTGCGGGGCGATGGCGCCCACGCGCTTCAGCACCTCACCGCCGAAGGTCAGGCGCACGCCCGCGAGCGCCGGGCGCTTGTGATCACGAAGGCGAACTCGCGCAGCACAGTCCATCGGCCTGCATACCTCGACTACATCGGCATCAAGCGCTTTGATGCCCAGGGCAAGGTCGACGGCGAGCGTCGCTTCATCGGCCTCTTCGCATCATCGGCTTACACGCAGTCCGCGAGCAGCGTCCCGATCGTCAAGGACAAGATCGAAGCGGTCATGCGTCGCTCCGGGTTCCCGGCGGATTCGCACTCCGGCAAGGACCTCCTCGCGATCCTCGAGACCTACCCGCGTGACGAGCTGTTCCAGATGAACGCGGACCTTCTCTTCGACACCGTCACCCGTATCCAGCTCCTTCAGGAAAGGCGCCGCACTCGGCTCTTCCTCCGTCCGGATGTCTACGGGCGGTTCATGAACGCCGTCGTTTACCTCCCGAAGGATCGGTACAACACGGCGGTCCGGCGCCGGATCGAGGCCGAGCTCGAGCGGGAGTTCCACTCGGACCAGATCGACTACGACGCTCACCTCAGCGATTCGGCCTTGGCTCGCCTCTACTTCCGCATTCGCCTTCCCAAGAATGCGGACGTGGCCTCCGCTGACGCTGTGGCGCTCGAGCAGCGACTCGTCACGGCTACGCGATCGTGGGCCGAGGGGATCGCCGAGGCCCTTCACGAGAATCGGCCCCTCGACGAGGCTGAGCACCTCGCGGCGGTGTGGCAGGACGCGTTCCCCGCCTCGTACCGGGTCGACTACAGCATCGAGGACGCGCTCGAGGACATCGAGCGGTTCGAAAGGTACGCGGAGGAGCGGGCCGCGGCGGAGAAGGAGGAGGGCGAGGAAGTCGCTGAGCGTCCTTCCGTCCGCGTCTACGTTCCCGCCGGGGTGGGGGCAGAGCTCGAAGAGGACGCACGCGTCAAGCTGTACCTCCTCGAGCCGAAGAGCCTGAGCCAGATCCTGCCGTTCTTCCACAATCTGGGCCTCGAGGTGCTCGACGAGAAGCCCTTCGAGATCGAGACGGCAGATGCGAGGGACTTCTTCCTCTATGACTTGGGGCTCAAGTACCCAGCCGGGATCGATCCCCTCGCCACCGGTCAGCTCCTCGCCGATTCGTTCAGCTTGGCGCTTTCAGGGGAGACCGAGTCCGATTCATTGGACCGCCTCGTGCTCCGCGAAGGAATGCGGTCCCGGCAGGTAGTCATTCTGCGCA
Encoded proteins:
- a CDS encoding AAA family ATPase; translated protein: MKVPIAVIGPDFGDVGERLGRRGHSVVVVRECDELAELIAACQSGAARVAVVAGGTADVTMTLVDRLLAVGVGIVCLTDDDGERRRLDGLGAFAASVDVPAEGFEELVAAAADHATGPDAMRASSFSFVGALPAATAVGRPRSEVQSRAAHGEGTGEEPSEPRGRIMAFWGPVGSPGRTTLAVNAAAELVAQNRKVFLIDADTYGPSVAPHLGLLDESAGLAQACRVADQGQLDSQALDRLAVPVVTQGGELRVLTGITRADRWNELRAASLSAVLDAARRTADDVVVDVGFCVEADEELSFDTMAPRRNAATLRVLEMADRLVAVGSADAIGMPRLVRSIDELAAAVPSANPDIVFNKVRRSALGRFPDRALRDAWERFGPARPIVGLVPFEEETVDAALLSGQTLLEAAPQSPVRRAIADLVCSPVQRKRRFAVPSARAGVRRPR